The following DNA comes from Alphaproteobacteria bacterium HT1-32.
AAGGGGGCTGCGGGATACCGTCGGGCATCCGGGGGAGAAGTTCAGACCGTCACCGCCCTCGCCACTTCTGCGAAACGGCTGACACTATGCCAGGCTCTGGGTCCGGTGATACTTTCGCATTACGAAGGGCTGCTATGTATTCTCACCCCAGTTATTGGGCCCGCGGCCAGCTTATTGTCCGCACGAAATTCGCGTCCAGATGTCACTGTCAGTTCGGGCGCGAATGATGATGGACCCGGCGTTTCCGCAGCACAGCGGGAAACGCACATACATCATCACGGCCAGGCGGATGATCTCGGGAGATGCCCGAAACTACTAAAAGTAGGTTATGTTGTAATTTTCAAACACTACGAGACATCCCTGCCCATCTCAAGTAGCTTTCCTCTAACATTGCCGCTGGAAAAACTAAGAAGCGAAAAATCCGCACTGATACAGCAGTTTCTCACCGGCAAGCGCCGCGTCAAAATCAAAGAGGAGGATGCCGCCGATGCCTGATATCATCACATTCGACGCAGCGATTTTAGAAAGTAATGGCTGCTCAAAGCGCCACCTGTTGCTTGGCAATGGTTTCAGCATTGGATGCCGTGCGGAAATTTTCCACTATGCTTCTCTCTACGGAGAAGCCGATTTTTCGGCGATACCTGAAGTTACCGCAGTCTTTGAAACGCTTGAGACGCAAGACTTTGAAATTGCAATTCGTGCACTAGAAAACGCCTCAAAGCTGTTCCCAATTTATGCGCCGCAAACTGCAGCCGGGTCGGCGAAAATGCTGGAGCACGCAGAGGCGCTGAAAGAGATTCTAATTACAACTATTGCAGGAAATCATCCGCCAAATCCCAATTCGATAAATGATCCCGAATTCTGGTCATGCCGAAAATTCTTAAGTCACTTCCTAGCCTCGGAAAAAGGGGGGCATGTTTTCACACTGAACTACGACCTGCTTCTTTATTGGACGCTTATGCACGAGGACAATCCATTTGATGCAAACGCAGTTCCGTTAAGGAAAAACGATAGTTTCGGGAACGACGAAGACGACCCCGATGCTGACTATGTTGTGTGGCAGGGAGAGACTTCGGCACACTCAGCAAACGTTCATTTCTTACACGGAGCATTGCACCTGTTTGATGCAGGCGCCGAGCTTCAGAAGTACACTTGGGTGCGCAAAGGCGAACCGCTTGTCGATCAGGCCCGAGAAGCTATTGCCGCAGACAAATTTCCTCTCTTTGTTGCAGAAGGAACAAGTGCCAAAAAGAAGAAGAAAATCCGCCATAACGCTTACCTTTACCAGTGCTTCAAGGTCATGACGTCTAATGCCGATCAGAAAAATCATTGCTTCTTTATCTTTGGGCATTCACTTGCCAGAAATGACGATCACATTCTTAGACGTCTGGGTCGTGGTCGTTTCAAGAAACTGTATGTGGGTCTTTTTGGTGATCCAAACAACGAGACAAATATAAAAATCATTGCTCGAGCCAAAGCAATCGCCACGCAAAGAGGAGATCGGAACCCCCTAGAGTTGGCTTTCTTTGACTCTGCGACCGCCAACGTATGGGGGCAAGCATGAGTTGGTACGATCGACGCGAAAGCTGGCAACAACAGGGTGAAGATGCACGTGAAGCGGGTGATATTGACTACGCACGCGTCATTCATTCCGCGTCATTTCGGCGCTTGCAAGGAAAGACCCAAATTCTCAACTTGGGAGACAGCGACTTCTACCGTACACGCCTAACTCATTCTCTCGAAGTGGCGCAAATTGCCAGCGGCCTGACAAATCAAATCACCAAGGACTACTCGGGGCATCCAATATGCCCACACCTGCCTGACAGAACGCTAATACAAGCGATTGGATGTACGCACGATCTCGGCCATCCACCTTTTGGCCATGGCGGTGAGGTCGCCTTGAATTATTGCATGCGCGACAATGGTGGCTTTGAGGGTAACGGGCAAACTTTACGCATTCTGTCGAAACTGGAAAATTTCTCACAAAGTGCGGGAGCAAATCTTAGTCGGCGGACTCTTCTAGGCGTTTTGAAATACCCCGCCTCGTTCAACGCAACAAATAATCAGAAGCCGACCCTAGATTCCTCGACGAGCACCATTGAGTTGATTGATGTAAAGAGTTGCAAGCCGCCAAAATGCTATCTCGATTCAGAGAACGAAGTTGTTGATTGGATTTTGAAGCCTCTTTTGGATGACGACAAAGCGGAGTTTCAAAGCGTAACGACGCAAGAGAAAAAACATCATAAGACGAAATATAAGTCGCTCGACTGCAGCATAATGGACGTTGCGGACGATATTTCATACGGAGTGCACGATCTCGAAGACTCAATCGCCATGCGGCTTCTTAGCCGAGAAGCATTTGAAAGCACTATTTTGCCCAAAAAATGCACTTCATTCCTGGATGCTTTGAAGGAAAAATACCCCGACGAATGTGGGAACGATGTTTATGCGCATTTCGTGGGGACGTTGTTCGGCGACAGTGCAAAGCGCAAGCGATGTATAAGCCGTCTCGTTCACCATTTCATGACTGCAATAGAGATTGTAGAAGATCGCAACTTTTCCGAGCCTTTGCTTCGCTATCGCGTACAAATTAAACAGGAACGAAGAAATTTCCTAGATTCCCTGCAATCCGTCGTGCGGGAGCAGGTCATATTCAATCCGAGCATCCAGCACCTAGAATTCAAAGGGCAAAATATGGTCGTCTCTGTTTTTGAGGCAATGGCATCTGATCCCACGCGACTTCTTCCCAAGGACGCTCTAGCACTCCACGAGAAAAGTGACATTAAGGAGCGTATCATTTGCGACTATGTCGCGGGAATGACTGATCTCTATCTACTTAAGACCTATGAGCGGCTTTTTAGCCCTCGCATGGGTTCTGTTTTTGACAAACTTTAAAGGTTGGGCAGATGAACAGAACCCCAAACACCGCAGAGGGTGCTTTTAGACGAATTTGAACCAGTCCCAGTTAGCCGCCAAACACAGGAACTTATGCTGCTCAAAGCCGACGCCATTTTGCCAGCCCAGCAGTGCGATTCAACTTAGATCTGTTCGATTGTGGAGACGGCGCCTCTGGTTGAAATGGTTTTGGACTGAGGTATGAACGGAGATAAATCTCTGTAAATTTCTCATGCGTCGGAAGAGTTCATGCTATCACCGCTCTCGCCGTTTCTGCGAAACGGCTGCCGCTTTTGATAGGCCGGAGTTTCTGTTCAGCTTTTCGCGGCGCGGAAAGCTGGTGGCGGGCAGGGAGGGATTCGAACCCTCGATGGAGCTACAAACCCCATACTCCCTTAGCAGGGGAGCGCTTTCGGCCACTCAGCCACCTGCCCGCAATCGCGGCAGCGACATCAGTCACTACCGGAGAGGAAGTCTTTTATGGGCCGTTCCGGATACTGTCAACGACTGAGCCCGCAAAGCGGGGAAATCCGTGTAATTGATTTTGTCCGTCCTTACCCTATCTGTTGTCCGTTGGCGCAAACCGGCCCCCGGAAAAACAGATGGATGAGCAGACATGGATATCAACAGACTGATCGGCAGCTTTCTTGGAAACAGCTCCGGTGCGGGCAGCGCTGGTTCTGTTTCAGGCATGGCTTCCCAGCTTGGTAACAAGCTTCCCGGCGGGCTTGCCGGTGGGGCAGCTGCGGGTGGTCTGGTCGCGCTGATGCTTGGTAGCAAGAAAGCCCGGAAGATGGGCGGCAAGGCGCTGACCTATGGCGGCATGGCCGTAGTCGGCGGGCTCGCCTATCAGGCTTACAAAAACTACAAATCCAGCCAGCAGGCACCATCGCAGCCGATCCGCTCCATTGAGCCGGCACCGGCTGACAGCGGGTTCGACCCGGCTCAAATTCAGGATCAACGCGGTCAGGACATGCGCCTCGCTCTGATTCAGGCAATGATCAGTGCCGCAAAAAGCGACGGCCATATTGATGCCACAGAAAACAGCCGCATCCGTGAGCAGATCAATGCCGCGCAGCTTGCCGCAGACGAGAAGGCCTTTTTGTTTGACCTGCTGGACGGTGACAGCGACCCGGTTGCGGTCGCCCGTCTGGCCGCTGACGAGCCACAGGCAGCGGAACTCTACCTCGCCTCGGCCCTGACAATCGACGTCGATACCCCGGAGGAGCAACGCTATATGGAACGCCTCGGCGATGCGCTTCGTCTGCCCGCAGAGTTGCAGCGCCAGCTGACCGACCATGCGTCCGCCGCGAAGGCGGGTGCCGGAGAGGCCTGACCAGACCGGTCGCCTGCTGGCGCCATCTCAAGCCCGCTGATCAGCCGATCTTTCTGTCCGGCAACTGGTTGACCAACGCGACCCTCTGCCGCAACCTCGAAATATTCTGCGATTTCGTCCACCCATGCCTGATCCAGCTCCAGCGGCAACAAAACGGCCCGGGGAAAAACGCCCGGGCCGTGCTGTATCATTCACCAGTTGTCAGTCTGCGGTCAGCATCCGTCCGTGCAGGCTCCCGCACCGTCGAACGACAGCGTCTGGCCGGAAATCGGCAGATAGGTTTTGGCTGTAACCGCCTGCATGAAGGTTTCAGTCTTGCTGCCCGCGACGACCTTGCCGCCCTTTGTCGCCACTTCATTGGCGTGGGAAGGGATGACGGAGACCGGCTTGATCAGGTCATTGATCACATAGGCTGCTTCTTTCGGGCCGGTTGTGAAGACATCGCCGATATTCATGACAACCAGCTTGGCTCCATACTGATCGGCGACAACCGTCTTCTGCTCTGACACGACGCCCGTATCTCCGGAAAGATAGGTGACCAGACCATTCGAGAAGGTCAGCACATAGCCGGTCGGCGGGCCGACATAGGCGTTGAGACCCGCGCCTTTCAGCATCTCGCCAAGTTCCCCGTCAACAAAGGCCGGATGCACGCCGTTGGAATGATTCGCAGGCACGGTTGTCACCGTCACACCACCGACCTTGCGGGACGCACCGAAGCGAACAAGCTGCGATTTCTTCGGATCACCCCCCAGCATCTTCAGCTTGTTGCCAAAGAAAGCAGGCATCTCGCTGCCGGTCACGATGGCCGCATTCGTCGCCAGGGCGATATTCACTACATTCGTGTTCGGCGCATCGACAACCGACAGGTCAGGCTTGCCGCATTCACCGGAATTCACCCCGGCAATATGCCGGTCACCGACATGGTCGCCATGCATATGCGACACCAGGACCGCATCGACCTTGCCGAGACGGGGGTCTTCGGCACCGGCAACGGTGCGGCCGGCATCATACAGAATGCGTGTCCCGTCCGGATCCTCGAACAGCATTGCCCTGTCAAAAATGCAGAATTCGCCATCATGACTGCCCAGTGGCGTGACTTTTACAGACTGCGCCATTGCCGTCGCCGAGATGGTCATCAATGCGGCTGTGGCACCCAGTGCCAAGACTAGTTTTCTCATCGTTATCTCCCTGATTTACCAAATTTGAATCTTCAGACTTCATGTCTGAGGTTGGTATGCTTCAGCATCAGATCAACAATAATCGATAAAATATAATTTTGGGAATTTATGTAGGTATTTTCATTCGCAATACTGCGACCACAGACAGTCAGCAACCTGCCGACGGGACAGGAGCAACCCCGGTATCGACGGTCGTCTGTTCATCAACCTCTCTGCGCGGCCAGTATGTCGTTACGCTTGTGCCGCCACCGATAGCACTGTTAACCGTGATCCTGCCGCCATTCATTTCCATCAGACGGTGGACAATCGACATGCCAAGTCCTGTACTCGCCGTCGACGCCTCGTCATCTCTGCGGACATAGGCGGAGCGAATCAGCGGGAACGGCTGACCAAGCTGCTTCAGCAATTCCCCGGACATGCCCTTCCCGTTGTCGGTGACTGTGAGCCCGACGGTCTGTTCTGACGAGCGGTCGTCGAGGCTGATCCTTATCTCAATATTATCACCGGCATGCTCCACCGCATTGCTCAGCAGGTTCATCAGAACCTGATTGAAAGACTGCCGGTCCGCCATGATGAAAACCGGGCGTTCCGCCTGGAACGGAATGATCTTCACGGACTTGTTTTCAATCGACTTGCCAAATGGCCGGATGACACTCTCTGTCTCTGCACAGATATCGAGCCGTTCAATTGTCTTTGAGCGACCACCGCTTTCAATGGTGGAGAGATCAAGCATATCGTTCACAAGCGTCAGCTGGTGGCGTCCGCTGGCAAGAATATCGGTCAGGTATTCCTGCAACTGCACCGGGTCGGTCCGGAGGCTTTCAAGCATCAGGAGGGCTTCCGACATGCCAATCACCGCATTCAGCGGTGTGCGCAGTTCATGGCTCATATGAGCGATGAACTCGGTCTTTGCCATGCTTGCCTTCTCGGCCTGCGTCCGGGCCTTTTCCAGCGCGATCGCATTCAGGCGTCGTTCCGTCATATCCCGGAAGGCACCGACGATAACCGTGCGGCCATGTTCTGTGACTTCCGACAGCACCGCTTCAACGAAAACCGTATAGCCCGTCTTGTGCTGGCAGACGATTTCAAAGCTTTCGCTGTCCGGAGAACGGCTGTCCGGTTTCTCCAGATACTGTCCGAACCGGTTGCCCTGTATTGTATTTTGTCCACGGGCCATCAGGCGGGAAGCCGACGCGCCGATCATCTCCTCGGCTGAAAAACCAAATATACGTTCTGCAGCCCGGTTGTAGGATTCAATAATACCGTCCGAACTGATCGTGAGAACGGCATCTGCCACATTGTCCATGATCAGGCGCAGACGATTCTGCTGCTGCAGCAGCAATGCCTCGGTCTGCCGGATATCCGTCACATCCGTACAGAGGAAAACCGTGCCGCCATTTATCGTCCGGCGCTGCCGGATCATCGACCAGGTATTGTTGCGACCTTCCAGCGTAACCGGAACGCCCTGCTCCCGGCTGTCCCTCAACCGTTGCACGACGTCCTGCGAGGCTTCTCCGGCAGTGTCCTGAAATGCCTGCTTTTCAGCAACATGCCAGTTCAGGACGTTTTGATATGACAGCACCTGACCATCCGCAGCATCCTGCAAGCCATAGGCCTCCCGGAAATGCGAATTACTGAAAACCAGAGCCTCGTCAGCATCGAACAGCGCAAGGCTTCCTGACATCGCCTCAACAGCTTCTGTCAGACGGCGATCAGCTTCTTCAGCCCAGTCAGCGGCATGTTCCTGTTTCCGGATGGCAATGGTCAGACGGCGATCGAAAATGACGGCGGCTATGCCGGCCAGCAGAACCATTGTCGCCACAATCGTGGTCAGGATCGCCAGCAGATCAGCGTCCATACCGGATATCTCACCGGGTTCTGTCCCCAATGAAAAACACAGGGTCGAACTCATCGCCGTGTAATGCATACCTGCAACGGCACTGCCAATCAGGACGGCTGAATAGAGTTCCCGGATCAGCGTGGTAACAGAGAAAGGGCCACGGGTTCTGCGGCGCGCCATCCACAGCGCGCAAATTGCCAGAATGACAGCAACCAGTATCGAGGCTGTAAACAGCATCGGATCATAACGAACGAAGGCTTCCACATCCATCGCCGCCATGCCGGTGTAATGCATCAGCCCGACACCACCCCCAAAGATAACGCCCCCCAGAACCAGCCGGAGATGACTGACCTGCGATCTCGCAACCATCCGCAGACTGAGCCCGCTGGCAATAACAGCGGGCAGGGCCGAGGCCGCCGTGGCAAGCGGATCATAAATGATCGGAACCGGAAGCTGATATGCGATCATGCCGACAAAATGCATCGCCCAGATGCCAAGCCCCATAATCAGGGCGCCAACGGCAATCCAGCAGGAACGGACGAAAGAAGTCTTCTGTTCGGCAATCCAGTGCGACAAATGAATGAAAGCAAAACCGGCCAGTGCGGCGATCAGAAAGGAAACAACCACGAGAAGCGGACTGTAAGTCGCGGGAAGCACGCTTTCCGCGTCATAGGCAAACGCAAAGAAACCGGAAAGATCAGGCAGGAAACTCATCGGACAACACAAACAAACCGGCACACAGATATCAGAAAATAACTGCCTGCCGAATGTCCGTTAACGGGAAAAAACCCGCTCACCTTGCCATATTGAGAAGCCATTTTTACCATTCTTCATCATTCAGATTTGCCAGCCTCCCCCTTCAATATAGAAGATTAACCAAATGTATCGCCACTGAAACCTTGTAAGTATTTTCCGGTAGGATCATCCAGTTCACTCATGATGACAGGCTATCCCAAATCTGCACGGGCGCAATCGCGCAACATTCCATGCAAAACGGACAGTTCGAGCCCCCCTTTCATCCGGGGAAATCGCTATCAGCGGGTCACCTACCCGACCTGAAACCTGCTGTTTCAGGTCGGCTCATCAGCCGATTTTCTTGTCCAGCAGCTCGTTGACCATCGCCGGGTTGGCCTTGCCCTGGCTGGCTTTCATCACCTGCCCTACGAACCAGCCTTTCAGCTTGTCCTTACCAGCCCTGATTTCAGCGACCTTGTCCGGGTTGGCAGCGATCGCCTCATCTACCAGCGCCTCGATGGCCCCGGTATCCGTCACCTGCTTCAGGCCCTTTTCCTCGACGATCTTCGCCGGATCGGGATCATTGCCATCCGCAAACATGATCTCAAAGACGTTCTTCGCGATCTTGCCGGAGATCACATCTTCCGAGATCAGGTCGAGCAGTTTGCCGAGGCTGGCCGCAGATACCGGACTGTCAGAAATATCCAGCCCCGCCTTGTTCAGCGCCCCGAACAGATTTCCGGTCACCCAGTTGGCAGCCTGCTTGCCGTCGCGCCCCTCGGCAACGACCTCGAAATATTCAGCGATCTCGCGTTCGGCAACCAGTACACGGGCATCATAGGCCGACAGGCCATATTGCGTTGTGAAGCGGTCAGCCTTTTCGTCCGGCAGTTCCGGCAGACTGGCCGCAATCTCATCCACCCAGTCCTGGTCCAGTTCCAGCGGCAACAGGTCCGGGTCCGGGAAATAACGGTAATCATGGGCCATTTCCTTGGACCGCATGGACCGGGTCTCACCCTTGTTCGGGTCGAACAGCCGGGTTTCCTGCCGGACTTCCTCACCGCTCTCCCAGACTTCAATCTGGCGCTCGGCCTCGATCTCGATGGCCTGCATCACAAACCGGACGGAGTTGACGTTCTTGATCTCGCAGCGCGTGTTCAGTTCCGTGTCACCGACCTTGCGAACGGAGACGTTCACATCGGCCCGCATGGAACCTTCTTCCATATTGCCGTCGCAGGTACCGAGATAGCGCAGGATCGAGCGCAACTTGCGCAGATAAAGCCCGGCTTCCTCCGGT
Coding sequences within:
- the dgt gene encoding dNTP triphosphohydrolase is translated as MSWYDRRESWQQQGEDAREAGDIDYARVIHSASFRRLQGKTQILNLGDSDFYRTRLTHSLEVAQIASGLTNQITKDYSGHPICPHLPDRTLIQAIGCTHDLGHPPFGHGGEVALNYCMRDNGGFEGNGQTLRILSKLENFSQSAGANLSRRTLLGVLKYPASFNATNNQKPTLDSSTSTIELIDVKSCKPPKCYLDSENEVVDWILKPLLDDDKAEFQSVTTQEKKHHKTKYKSLDCSIMDVADDISYGVHDLEDSIAMRLLSREAFESTILPKKCTSFLDALKEKYPDECGNDVYAHFVGTLFGDSAKRKRCISRLVHHFMTAIEIVEDRNFSEPLLRYRVQIKQERRNFLDSLQSVVREQVIFNPSIQHLEFKGQNMVVSVFEAMASDPTRLLPKDALALHEKSDIKERIICDYVAGMTDLYLLKTYERLFSPRMGSVFDKL
- a CDS encoding DUF533 domain-containing protein, which codes for MDINRLIGSFLGNSSGAGSAGSVSGMASQLGNKLPGGLAGGAAAGGLVALMLGSKKARKMGGKALTYGGMAVVGGLAYQAYKNYKSSQQAPSQPIRSIEPAPADSGFDPAQIQDQRGQDMRLALIQAMISAAKSDGHIDATENSRIREQINAAQLAADEKAFLFDLLDGDSDPVAVARLAADEPQAAELYLASALTIDVDTPEEQRYMERLGDALRLPAELQRQLTDHASAAKAGAGEA
- a CDS encoding PAS domain S-box protein, which produces MSFLPDLSGFFAFAYDAESVLPATYSPLLVVVSFLIAALAGFAFIHLSHWIAEQKTSFVRSCWIAVGALIMGLGIWAMHFVGMIAYQLPVPIIYDPLATAASALPAVIASGLSLRMVARSQVSHLRLVLGGVIFGGGVGLMHYTGMAAMDVEAFVRYDPMLFTASILVAVILAICALWMARRRTRGPFSVTTLIRELYSAVLIGSAVAGMHYTAMSSTLCFSLGTEPGEISGMDADLLAILTTIVATMVLLAGIAAVIFDRRLTIAIRKQEHAADWAEEADRRLTEAVEAMSGSLALFDADEALVFSNSHFREAYGLQDAADGQVLSYQNVLNWHVAEKQAFQDTAGEASQDVVQRLRDSREQGVPVTLEGRNNTWSMIRQRRTINGGTVFLCTDVTDIRQTEALLLQQQNRLRLIMDNVADAVLTISSDGIIESYNRAAERIFGFSAEEMIGASASRLMARGQNTIQGNRFGQYLEKPDSRSPDSESFEIVCQHKTGYTVFVEAVLSEVTEHGRTVIVGAFRDMTERRLNAIALEKARTQAEKASMAKTEFIAHMSHELRTPLNAVIGMSEALLMLESLRTDPVQLQEYLTDILASGRHQLTLVNDMLDLSTIESGGRSKTIERLDICAETESVIRPFGKSIENKSVKIIPFQAERPVFIMADRQSFNQVLMNLLSNAVEHAGDNIEIRISLDDRSSEQTVGLTVTDNGKGMSGELLKQLGQPFPLIRSAYVRRDDEASTASTGLGMSIVHRLMEMNGGRITVNSAIGGGTSVTTYWPRREVDEQTTVDTGVAPVPSAGC
- a CDS encoding MBL fold metallo-hydrolase; its protein translation is MRKLVLALGATAALMTISATAMAQSVKVTPLGSHDGEFCIFDRAMLFEDPDGTRILYDAGRTVAGAEDPRLGKVDAVLVSHMHGDHVGDRHIAGVNSGECGKPDLSVVDAPNTNVVNIALATNAAIVTGSEMPAFFGNKLKMLGGDPKKSQLVRFGASRKVGGVTVTTVPANHSNGVHPAFVDGELGEMLKGAGLNAYVGPPTGYVLTFSNGLVTYLSGDTGVVSEQKTVVADQYGAKLVVMNIGDVFTTGPKEAAYVINDLIKPVSVIPSHANEVATKGGKVVAGSKTETFMQAVTAKTYLPISGQTLSFDGAGACTDGC
- a CDS encoding DUF4917 family protein — its product is MPDIITFDAAILESNGCSKRHLLLGNGFSIGCRAEIFHYASLYGEADFSAIPEVTAVFETLETQDFEIAIRALENASKLFPIYAPQTAAGSAKMLEHAEALKEILITTIAGNHPPNPNSINDPEFWSCRKFLSHFLASEKGGHVFTLNYDLLLYWTLMHEDNPFDANAVPLRKNDSFGNDEDDPDADYVVWQGETSAHSANVHFLHGALHLFDAGAELQKYTWVRKGEPLVDQAREAIAADKFPLFVAEGTSAKKKKKIRHNAYLYQCFKVMTSNADQKNHCFFIFGHSLARNDDHILRRLGRGRFKKLYVGLFGDPNNETNIKIIARAKAIATQRGDRNPLELAFFDSATANVWGQA
- the gatB gene encoding Asp-tRNA(Asn)/Glu-tRNA(Gln) amidotransferase subunit GatB; the protein is MASYIIQGETGDWEVVIGLEVHAQVVSNAKLFSGSSTSFGAAQNSHVSLVDAAMPGMLPVINRKCVEQAVRTGLGLKAAINNYSIFDRKNYFYADLPFGYQISQFQQPVVGEGTVVLDFEDGSTREVGIERLHLEQDAGKSIHDLHPTQSAIDLNRAGVALMEIVSKPDMRSPEEAGLYLRKLRSILRYLGTCDGNMEEGSMRADVNVSVRKVGDTELNTRCEIKNVNSVRFVMQAIEIEAERQIEVWESGEEVRQETRLFDPNKGETRSMRSKEMAHDYRYFPDPDLLPLELDQDWVDEIAASLPELPDEKADRFTTQYGLSAYDARVLVAEREIAEYFEVVAEGRDGKQAANWVTGNLFGALNKAGLDISDSPVSAASLGKLLDLISEDVISGKIAKNVFEIMFADGNDPDPAKIVEEKGLKQVTDTGAIEALVDEAIAANPDKVAEIRAGKDKLKGWFVGQVMKASQGKANPAMVNELLDKKIG